The Parabacteroides sp. AD58 genome includes a window with the following:
- a CDS encoding OPT family oligopeptide transporter codes for MEEKKEQMSGLPENAYRELKEGEEYRPIMHPDKTYREVTPWSVCWGLVMAVVFSAAAAFLGLKVGQVFEAAIPIAIIAVGLSSGFKRKNALGENVIIQSIGASSGVIVAGAIFTLPALYILQDKYPEITVNFFEVFMSSLLGGILGILLLIPFRKYFVSTMHGKYPFPEATATTQVLVSGEKGGNQAKPLIFAGLIGGLYDFIVATFGGWSETVSTTIVSAGETLAEKVKLVMKVNTGAAVLGLGYIIGLKYSLIICAGSFLVWLIIIPVMSAVFSTDVLTFGNDAITATVGSMSAEEIFTTYARHIGIGGIATAGVIGIIKSWGIIKGAVGLAVKEMNNKGEANMQRVPRTQRDIPMKIISVGVVLTLFVTAFFFQFGLLHNPFYAFIGLLLVAVIAFLFTTVAANAIAIVGTNPVSGMTLMTLILASIILVACGLKGTAGMVSALIIGGVVCTALSMAGGFITDLKIGYWLGTTPAKQETWKFLGTLVSAATVGGVILILNQTYGFTSGQLAAPQANAMAAVIEPLMSGAGAPWVLYGIGAVLAIILNFLGIPALAFALGMFIPLELNTPLLIGGAISWYVGSRSKDQALNNARLEKGTLLSSGFIAGGALMGVVSAALRFAGVDLYQADWAGSKGAEVLAIVMYLALMAYLTYSSLRAKKETNS; via the coding sequence ATGGAAGAAAAGAAAGAACAAATGAGCGGTTTGCCCGAAAACGCTTACCGCGAGTTAAAAGAAGGGGAAGAATATCGCCCTATTATGCATCCCGACAAAACCTACCGGGAAGTAACACCGTGGTCTGTCTGCTGGGGTTTGGTCATGGCAGTTGTGTTCAGCGCTGCCGCAGCCTTTTTAGGATTGAAAGTCGGACAGGTATTCGAAGCGGCCATTCCGATTGCCATCATTGCCGTCGGGCTTTCCAGCGGATTCAAACGGAAGAATGCTTTGGGCGAGAATGTCATCATCCAGTCAATCGGTGCCAGCAGCGGTGTCATCGTGGCAGGAGCCATCTTTACCCTTCCTGCTTTGTATATCCTTCAAGATAAATATCCGGAAATTACCGTCAACTTCTTCGAAGTATTCATGAGTTCGTTGCTTGGCGGCATCTTAGGAATCCTGTTGCTGATCCCGTTCCGCAAGTATTTCGTTTCGACCATGCACGGAAAATATCCTTTCCCGGAAGCAACAGCTACAACGCAGGTATTGGTTTCGGGTGAAAAAGGCGGAAACCAGGCAAAGCCGTTGATCTTTGCCGGATTGATTGGTGGTTTATACGACTTCATCGTGGCGACATTCGGCGGATGGAGTGAAACCGTCAGCACTACCATTGTCAGTGCGGGAGAGACATTGGCCGAAAAGGTCAAGCTCGTCATGAAAGTCAATACCGGTGCAGCCGTATTGGGATTGGGTTATATCATCGGACTCAAATATTCCTTAATTATATGTGCCGGTTCTTTCCTGGTTTGGCTTATCATCATCCCGGTGATGTCGGCAGTCTTCAGTACAGATGTGCTGACTTTCGGAAATGACGCCATCACGGCTACGGTAGGAAGCATGAGTGCCGAAGAAATCTTTACGACCTATGCCCGCCATATCGGTATCGGCGGTATTGCCACTGCCGGTGTAATTGGTATCATCAAATCGTGGGGAATCATCAAAGGAGCCGTAGGACTGGCTGTCAAGGAAATGAACAATAAGGGAGAAGCCAATATGCAACGTGTGCCCCGCACCCAACGGGATATTCCGATGAAGATCATTTCGGTGGGTGTTGTCCTGACGTTGTTCGTAACAGCCTTCTTCTTCCAGTTCGGTTTGCTGCATAATCCGTTCTATGCCTTCATCGGACTCCTGCTGGTTGCCGTCATCGCCTTTCTGTTTACTACGGTAGCCGCCAATGCCATTGCGATTGTCGGTACAAACCCGGTATCCGGAATGACGTTGATGACGCTGATCTTAGCTTCCATCATCTTGGTAGCTTGCGGATTGAAAGGAACAGCCGGCATGGTTTCAGCCCTGATCATCGGAGGTGTTGTGTGTACGGCTCTGTCTATGGCCGGAGGTTTCATCACCGACCTGAAGATCGGATATTGGTTAGGCACGACACCGGCGAAACAGGAAACCTGGAAATTCTTAGGCACGCTGGTTTCGGCAGCTACTGTGGGCGGCGTGATCCTGATCCTGAACCAGACTTACGGATTTACGAGCGGACAGCTGGCTGCTCCGCAAGCCAATGCCATGGCAGCTGTAATTGAACCGCTGATGAGCGGAGCCGGAGCACCATGGGTACTTTACGGCATCGGTGCTGTATTGGCCATTATCCTCAACTTCTTAGGTATTCCGGCATTGGCATTTGCCTTGGGTATGTTCATCCCGTTGGAACTGAATACACCGTTATTGATAGGCGGTGCCATCAGCTGGTATGTAGGAAGCCGGAGCAAAGACCAGGCATTGAACAATGCCCGTCTGGAAAAAGGAACACTGCTTTCATCCGGATTCATTGCCGGTGGCGCTCTGATGGGCGTTGTCAGTGCCGCCCTCCGTTTTGCTGGAGTCGATTTATATCAAGCCGATTGGGCCGGAAGCAAGGGAGCCGAAGTCCTGGCCATCGTCATGTATCTGGCCTTGATGGCTTATCTGACCTACAGTTCATTGCGGGCTAAGAAAGAGACCAATTCATAA
- a CDS encoding tetratricopeptide repeat protein, with protein sequence MKKLIFCLVFQLCSLSIWAQINTDRVLAIGRNALYFEDYVLSIQYFNQVIRSKPWLAEPYFYRAVAKISLDDFQGAEDDCTACLERNPFLAQAYYARGIARQSMDNFDGAIADYEKGLEFKRDDRQMMVNEAVAYIQKKDYDGAEKMFERLMTAHPRYPMAYLSRGAMYIEKGDTTKALADYDKAIELDPYYPPAYGNRAILYYQLQDFNKALADLNEAIHLDPRESGYYINRGLVCYQMNNLKGAMADYDQVINMDHDNLIARFNRGLLRFQVGDNNRAIEDFDVVLQLEPDNYMAYYNRALLRYETGDYRGSVADFNVVLAEYPDFLPGYYSRAEAKKKMNDLAGADRDVWTAYKKEEQMKKDRAAGKTTASTASGTTTASSSGSGNATDNNTREQSDKNIDKFNRLVVYDKEEERRNKFNSDVRGRVQDRNVRVDLEPQFVLTFYEKPDPVKKQLYYSKLIDDFNQKMVLKMKLLITNEEAALTEDQIAAHFASIDDYSAQIAKNPSDVNSYLGRAIDYMLVQDFASAIKDYDKVIELDPNSMIAFFNRAVVRYKQMQYQDSNEEAEIMDIRSDMTMNFNIGGKQIVHSAVTPSKDDLNAIKEERRAYQHEQITRDYDMAIKIYPDFVYAYFNRANLRCALRDYRAAIEDYSEAIRRDPEFAEAYFNRGLARLSQGSTSQGIADLSKAGELGIINAYSIIKRMME encoded by the coding sequence ATGAAGAAGTTGATTTTTTGTCTTGTGTTTCAACTGTGTTCGCTTTCAATATGGGCACAAATCAATACGGACCGGGTGTTAGCCATCGGACGGAATGCCTTGTATTTCGAAGATTATGTGCTCTCAATCCAATATTTCAATCAGGTGATCCGTTCCAAACCTTGGCTGGCTGAGCCTTATTTCTACCGGGCTGTGGCAAAAATCAGTCTGGATGATTTTCAGGGTGCGGAAGATGATTGTACGGCTTGCCTCGAACGAAACCCTTTCCTGGCACAGGCTTATTATGCCCGAGGCATTGCGCGGCAGAGTATGGATAATTTTGACGGCGCCATTGCCGACTATGAAAAGGGTTTGGAATTTAAGCGGGATGACCGGCAGATGATGGTCAATGAAGCGGTCGCTTATATCCAGAAGAAAGATTATGACGGAGCGGAAAAGATGTTCGAAAGACTGATGACGGCTCATCCGCGTTATCCGATGGCTTATCTTTCCCGTGGTGCCATGTACATCGAAAAAGGAGATACCACCAAGGCACTTGCCGATTACGACAAGGCCATCGAACTGGATCCGTATTATCCGCCGGCTTATGGCAACCGCGCCATCCTGTATTATCAGTTACAAGACTTCAACAAGGCGCTGGCCGATTTGAATGAAGCCATTCATCTTGACCCGAGAGAAAGTGGTTATTACATCAATCGGGGTCTGGTTTGCTATCAGATGAATAACCTGAAAGGCGCAATGGCCGATTATGATCAGGTGATCAATATGGATCATGATAACCTGATTGCCCGATTCAACCGCGGACTGTTGCGTTTCCAGGTGGGCGACAACAACCGGGCGATTGAAGACTTTGATGTGGTACTGCAGCTGGAACCAGACAACTATATGGCTTATTATAACCGGGCTTTGCTGCGGTATGAGACTGGCGATTATAGGGGTTCAGTAGCCGACTTCAATGTGGTGCTGGCCGAATATCCGGATTTCCTGCCGGGTTATTACAGCCGGGCGGAAGCCAAGAAAAAGATGAACGACCTGGCGGGTGCCGACCGGGATGTCTGGACGGCTTATAAAAAGGAAGAGCAGATGAAGAAAGACCGGGCTGCCGGTAAGACGACGGCTTCGACAGCTTCGGGAACCACGACGGCCAGCTCTTCTGGAAGTGGAAATGCAACTGATAACAATACCCGTGAACAGTCGGATAAGAACATCGACAAGTTCAACCGTCTGGTGGTATATGACAAGGAAGAAGAACGCCGGAATAAGTTCAACAGCGATGTGCGTGGCCGTGTTCAGGATCGGAATGTTCGTGTAGACCTCGAACCGCAGTTTGTATTGACATTCTACGAAAAACCGGATCCGGTGAAGAAGCAGTTGTATTACAGTAAGCTGATCGACGATTTCAACCAGAAGATGGTATTGAAGATGAAGCTGCTGATCACCAATGAAGAAGCGGCTCTGACGGAAGACCAGATTGCTGCCCATTTTGCTTCGATTGATGATTATTCGGCCCAGATCGCCAAGAATCCTTCAGACGTGAATTCTTATCTCGGACGTGCCATCGATTATATGCTGGTACAAGACTTTGCATCGGCCATCAAAGATTATGATAAGGTAATCGAGCTGGATCCGAATTCGATGATTGCATTCTTCAACCGGGCAGTTGTCCGTTACAAGCAAATGCAATACCAGGATTCGAATGAAGAGGCCGAGATTATGGATATCCGTTCGGATATGACGATGAACTTCAATATCGGCGGAAAACAAATAGTACATTCGGCTGTAACTCCTTCGAAAGACGATTTGAATGCGATCAAGGAAGAACGACGGGCTTACCAGCATGAGCAGATAACGCGAGATTATGATATGGCCATCAAAATCTATCCTGATTTTGTCTATGCTTATTTCAACCGGGCAAACTTGCGCTGTGCTTTGCGCGATTACCGGGCAGCTATCGAGGATTATTCGGAAGCCATCCGCCGCGATCCGGAATTTGCCGAAGCCTATTTCAACCGGGGCTTGGCAAGGCTCTCACAAGGAAGTACGAGTCAGGGCATTGCCGATTTGAGTAAAGCCGGAGAATTGGGTATCATCAATGCGTATAGCATCATTAAACGGATGATGGAATAA
- a CDS encoding diphosphate--fructose-6-phosphate 1-phosphotransferase, protein MVKSALQIARAAYQPKVPAALKGAVKAVDGEYTQSVADQEEIKKLFPNTYGMPVVTFEKTNDVKEFPAMNVGVILSGGQAPGGHNVIAGLFDGIKAHNPASRLYGFILGPGGLVDHKYMELTADIIDEYRNTGGFDMIGSGRTKLETKEQFDKGLEILNELGIKALVIIGGDDSNTNACVLAEYYKAIGAGVQVIGCPKTIDGDLKNAQIETSFGFDTACKVYSEVIGNIQRDCNSAQKYWHFIKLMGRSASHIALECALQTQPNICIISEEVEAKDMSLDDIVTYIANIVAKRAAEGHNFGTVLIPEGLIEFVPAMKRLIAELNDFLAKHDAEFKMIKKSEQRAYIISKLTKENSELYASLPEGVARQLSLDRDPHGNVQVSLIETEKLLSEMVGKKLAEWKAEGKYVGKFAAQHHFFGYEGRCAAPSNYDADYCYSLGYTASCLIAAGKTGYMSSVRNTTAPADQWIAGGIPVTMMMNMERRHGEMKPVIQKALVKLDGAPFKAFAAQRDEWAMNTCYVYPGPIQYFGPTEVCDQPTKTLQLEQAK, encoded by the coding sequence ATGGTAAAAAGTGCATTACAAATTGCAAGAGCAGCTTACCAGCCAAAGGTTCCTGCTGCTTTGAAAGGTGCAGTAAAGGCTGTTGATGGAGAATACACTCAGTCTGTAGCTGATCAGGAAGAAATCAAGAAATTGTTCCCGAATACATACGGTATGCCGGTGGTTACTTTCGAAAAGACAAATGACGTGAAAGAATTCCCTGCTATGAACGTAGGTGTTATTTTGTCTGGCGGACAGGCTCCTGGTGGTCATAATGTTATTGCCGGTTTGTTCGATGGTATCAAAGCTCACAATCCTGCATCTCGTCTGTACGGATTTATCTTGGGTCCTGGTGGTCTGGTTGATCACAAGTATATGGAACTGACTGCCGATATTATCGATGAATATCGTAATACGGGTGGTTTCGATATGATCGGTTCAGGTCGTACTAAACTGGAAACAAAAGAACAGTTCGACAAAGGTCTGGAAATCTTGAACGAATTAGGTATCAAGGCTCTGGTTATCATCGGTGGTGACGACTCTAATACGAATGCCTGCGTATTGGCTGAATATTACAAGGCTATCGGTGCCGGTGTTCAGGTAATCGGTTGCCCGAAAACAATCGACGGCGACTTGAAGAACGCTCAGATTGAAACTTCATTCGGTTTCGATACAGCTTGTAAAGTATATTCAGAAGTTATCGGTAACATCCAGCGCGACTGTAACTCTGCTCAGAAATACTGGCACTTCATCAAATTGATGGGTCGTTCAGCTTCTCACATCGCATTGGAATGTGCTTTGCAGACTCAGCCGAACATCTGTATCATCTCTGAAGAGGTAGAAGCAAAAGATATGTCTTTGGACGATATCGTAACATATATTGCAAACATCGTTGCTAAACGTGCTGCTGAAGGTCATAACTTCGGTACTGTATTGATTCCGGAAGGTCTGATCGAGTTCGTACCGGCTATGAAACGTCTGATCGCTGAATTGAACGACTTCCTGGCTAAGCACGATGCTGAATTCAAGATGATCAAGAAGAGCGAACAGCGTGCTTACATCATCAGCAAGCTGACAAAAGAAAACTCAGAACTGTATGCTTCTCTGCCGGAAGGCGTAGCCCGTCAGTTGTCTTTGGATCGTGACCCGCACGGAAACGTACAGGTTTCATTGATCGAAACTGAAAAGCTGTTGTCAGAAATGGTAGGTAAGAAGTTGGCTGAATGGAAGGCTGAAGGCAAATATGTAGGTAAATTCGCTGCACAGCACCACTTCTTCGGTTACGAAGGCCGTTGCGCTGCTCCGTCAAACTACGATGCCGACTATTGCTATTCATTAGGTTACACAGCATCTTGCCTGATCGCTGCTGGTAAGACTGGTTATATGTCATCTGTACGCAACACAACAGCTCCGGCTGACCAGTGGATTGCAGGTGGTATTCCTGTAACGATGATGATGAACATGGAACGTCGTCATGGCGAAATGAAACCAGTTATCCAGAAGGCTTTGGTTAAATTGGACGGTGCTCCATTCAAGGCATTCGCTGCACAGCGTGACGAATGGGCTATGAATACATGTTATGTATATCCGGGTCCGATCCAGTACTTCGGTCCGACTGAAGTATGCGACCAGCCGACTAAGACATTACAGTTGGAACAGGCAAAATAA
- a CDS encoding type II toxin-antitoxin system RelE/ParE family toxin has product MESVEDKASDIRTIFKTDEFEEFYNGLDKKVKDKFEYTFELVQTVYAIPVKYVKHLEGTDLYEMRVSVGSNEYRTVLFAIDNSNVILSTKIILLNGFLKKSTKDYSKQIAKAERILKSLAL; this is encoded by the coding sequence ATGGAATCAGTTGAAGACAAGGCCTCTGATATAAGGACCATATTCAAAACAGATGAATTTGAAGAGTTCTATAATGGTTTGGATAAAAAGGTCAAAGACAAGTTTGAGTACACATTTGAACTTGTACAAACTGTATATGCCATACCAGTAAAATATGTAAAACATTTAGAGGGAACAGACCTATATGAGATGCGTGTATCAGTCGGATCTAATGAGTATAGAACAGTACTGTTCGCAATTGATAACAGTAATGTCATATTATCAACAAAAATAATTCTACTTAACGGTTTCCTAAAGAAATCTACAAAGGACTATAGTAAGCAGATAGCCAAAGCAGAACGAATATTAAAAAGTTTAGCATTATGA
- a CDS encoding helix-turn-helix domain-containing protein, whose product MIQLDENKLGKLKTTNQSLDEKYGKHGTATREAFNEKAMAWYYGDILRDRRKELKLTQKQLAQKIGKEQSYIARVEKGEVDIQLSSFFRIARALGIEFTPTFNPIR is encoded by the coding sequence ATGATACAGTTAGATGAAAATAAATTGGGAAAGCTCAAAACCACCAATCAGTCGCTTGATGAAAAGTACGGGAAACATGGTACGGCTACCCGTGAGGCTTTCAATGAAAAAGCAATGGCTTGGTATTATGGTGATATACTTCGAGATCGTCGTAAAGAACTTAAACTAACTCAAAAACAGTTGGCTCAGAAGATCGGTAAAGAACAAAGTTATATTGCTCGTGTAGAAAAAGGCGAAGTGGATATACAATTATCAAGTTTCTTTCGTATTGCACGAGCTTTGGGAATAGAGTTCACACCTACCTTCAACCCTATCCGTTGA
- a CDS encoding lactonase family protein: protein MKIRKYIWSICLLVGLQVLQAAEKPESDYLLIGSYAPAASEGLALYRLNQETAEVERVSGLAGILNPSFLTPNPEKGLVYVVGEGDTDANSTVHTVSLDEQTGTMHLVNTLPTLGASPCHVRLSPSGKYLITANYNGGSLSLFSLDEKGCIHARDEVLRFEGKGPNKERQEKSHLHYSIFSPDGNYLLADDLGTDKVYSFPVHENAPYVPQAERIDNVVRPGSGPRHLCFHPNGKWAYLINELSGAVIFFTYQEGHLKEKQSVQADEVGAQGSADIHLSPDGRFLYASNRLQNDGIAIFSVSETTGELTKVAYQQTGRHPRNFMITPNGRFLLVACRDDNEVQIYERDLQTGKLQDTKKRIRMSQPVCLQLYIGNK, encoded by the coding sequence ATGAAGATACGGAAGTACATTTGGAGCATTTGCCTGTTGGTCGGATTACAAGTATTACAAGCAGCTGAAAAGCCAGAGAGTGATTATTTATTGATCGGGAGCTATGCACCGGCAGCAAGTGAAGGACTTGCATTATATCGTTTGAATCAAGAAACAGCAGAGGTGGAAAGAGTCAGTGGGTTGGCTGGTATTTTGAATCCATCCTTCCTGACGCCTAATCCGGAAAAGGGATTGGTGTATGTTGTGGGAGAAGGAGATACCGATGCCAACTCTACAGTTCATACGGTATCTTTGGATGAGCAGACAGGAACCATGCATCTGGTAAATACGTTACCGACGTTGGGTGCTTCGCCTTGCCATGTACGCTTGTCGCCCTCTGGAAAGTATCTGATAACAGCCAATTATAATGGTGGCAGTTTAAGCCTTTTTTCGTTGGATGAAAAAGGTTGTATCCATGCCCGGGACGAGGTTTTGAGGTTTGAAGGAAAAGGTCCGAATAAGGAAAGACAGGAAAAATCACATCTTCATTATTCGATCTTTAGTCCGGATGGAAACTATTTATTGGCCGACGATTTGGGAACCGACAAGGTATATAGTTTTCCCGTCCATGAAAATGCTCCTTATGTGCCGCAGGCAGAACGAATTGATAATGTTGTTCGACCGGGTTCTGGACCTCGGCATCTGTGCTTTCATCCGAATGGTAAATGGGCTTATTTGATCAATGAATTGTCGGGAGCTGTTATCTTCTTTACCTATCAGGAAGGACATTTAAAGGAAAAACAATCCGTTCAGGCGGATGAAGTAGGAGCACAGGGCAGTGCCGATATACATCTTTCGCCTGATGGCCGTTTTCTGTATGCTTCCAATCGCTTACAGAATGATGGTATCGCTATATTCTCTGTATCTGAAACAACAGGAGAACTGACGAAAGTGGCTTATCAGCAGACAGGCCGTCATCCACGTAACTTTATGATTACGCCAAACGGGCGCTTTTTGCTGGTAGCCTGTCGGGATGATAATGAAGTCCAGATTTATGAACGTGATTTGCAAACGGGTAAATTGCAGGATACTAAGAAAAGAATCAGAATGTCGCAACCGGTTTGCCTACAACTTTATATTGGCAATAAGTGA
- the cas3 gene encoding CRISPR-associated helicase Cas3', which yields MKTEKQVISHLYQDDRGEWIIQTNEEHQKGVAELAAAFAGQFGYSSWGYSLGLLHDKGKERNAFQQYIRKANGLPVTDNKIYKEHNHAFVGGILARKLMGMSVLNLLTNQIISHHSGLHDYSDIETILQEKQLPEEIDRKSIVLDKVQLIKELSEAPLAKQKIDLKHFHHLSRMLFSCLVDADRLDTEHFMNVESWQKRGCASTLAELLPELEMYMKDLQEKASDTDVNRIRRQILQQCIKMSTGEKGFYSLTVPTGGGKTLSSLLWAMKHAVHNGMSRIIIAIPYTSIIVQTAAQLKRIFGEENVLEHHSSFNPDEIQDENLNGKTRQEIIALREKAKLATENWDYPIIVTTNVQLFESMFSNKPSVCRKLHNLANSVILLDEAQTLPTDFLQPIVDGMKAYQEMFGVSVLFTTASQPVLSGLIEGSNPRVSFKGIDRITEIIPKDFVLHDKLRRVRLEIDDAGSTYDEIAGRLVQFEKVLCIVNTRKDAKELYDRLPEEGVKLHLSRMMCPEHICETINRIKELLRSNDVPVIRLIATQLVEAGVDMDFPVVFRQEAGLDSVLQAAGRCNREGKLAQGKTFVFSLSAENRKPYGSMAAANNARLNLPATSDWFAPSVMEAYFKQLYSRTETFDRKTISHYLYKPNELCFEKASDAFKLIEDDGVNLIVNWGNSMDLVAELKTSGCTYSLMKQLAKYTVGIRQSDFKKLVQYGAVKEILEGIYLLSDREQYDKDTGVRLDNHWMEEILMI from the coding sequence ATGAAAACGGAGAAGCAAGTAATTTCTCATCTATATCAAGATGATAGGGGAGAATGGATTATTCAAACAAATGAAGAACATCAAAAAGGGGTAGCTGAATTGGCAGCGGCATTTGCCGGACAATTCGGATACTCTTCTTGGGGATATTCTTTGGGTTTGCTTCATGACAAAGGAAAGGAACGTAATGCTTTTCAGCAATACATCCGTAAAGCAAATGGGTTACCGGTTACCGATAACAAGATTTATAAAGAGCATAATCATGCCTTTGTGGGAGGTATATTGGCGAGGAAACTGATGGGTATGAGTGTCCTTAATCTTCTCACGAACCAGATCATTTCTCATCATTCCGGATTACATGATTATTCGGATATAGAGACAATCTTGCAAGAAAAACAATTGCCGGAAGAAATAGATCGTAAAAGTATTGTATTGGACAAAGTGCAGTTGATCAAAGAATTGAGTGAAGCTCCTTTGGCAAAACAGAAGATTGATTTAAAGCATTTTCATCATCTTTCGCGTATGCTGTTTTCTTGTCTGGTAGATGCTGATCGGCTCGATACAGAACATTTTATGAATGTAGAGTCGTGGCAAAAGCGGGGTTGTGCAAGTACACTTGCTGAATTATTGCCTGAATTAGAAATGTATATGAAAGATCTTCAGGAAAAAGCTTCAGATACTGATGTAAATCGGATTCGCAGGCAGATATTGCAGCAGTGCATAAAGATGTCCACTGGAGAAAAGGGCTTTTACAGTCTGACGGTGCCTACCGGTGGCGGTAAGACTCTTTCTTCTTTGCTTTGGGCTATGAAGCACGCTGTTCATAACGGTATGAGCCGTATTATTATCGCAATACCCTATACCAGTATCATTGTTCAGACTGCGGCCCAGTTGAAAAGGATTTTCGGAGAAGAAAATGTTCTGGAGCATCATAGTAGCTTTAATCCGGATGAGATTCAGGACGAGAATCTGAATGGAAAGACAAGACAAGAAATCATTGCGTTACGTGAAAAAGCAAAGCTGGCAACAGAAAATTGGGATTATCCGATTATTGTGACCACAAATGTGCAGTTGTTTGAATCCATGTTCAGCAACAAACCTTCTGTTTGCCGTAAATTACACAATTTGGCAAATTCCGTAATTCTATTGGATGAGGCACAGACTTTGCCGACCGATTTTCTGCAACCGATAGTAGATGGAATGAAGGCATATCAAGAGATGTTCGGAGTATCGGTTCTGTTTACCACAGCCAGTCAGCCGGTTCTTAGCGGTTTGATTGAGGGCTCTAATCCAAGAGTAAGTTTTAAAGGGATAGACCGGATTACGGAAATCATTCCAAAGGACTTTGTTCTGCACGACAAACTGCGTCGCGTGCGTCTGGAGATAGATGATGCCGGTTCTACGTATGATGAGATTGCCGGGAGACTGGTACAATTTGAAAAGGTGCTTTGCATCGTGAATACACGAAAAGATGCCAAAGAACTTTATGATCGTCTGCCGGAAGAAGGCGTTAAGCTCCATCTGTCGCGAATGATGTGTCCGGAGCATATCTGCGAAACGATAAACCGGATAAAAGAACTTTTGAGAAGCAATGACGTACCGGTTATTCGGTTAATTGCCACGCAGTTGGTTGAAGCGGGTGTAGATATGGATTTTCCAGTAGTTTTCCGGCAAGAAGCCGGGTTGGACTCTGTTTTGCAGGCTGCGGGCCGTTGTAACCGAGAAGGAAAATTGGCACAAGGAAAAACTTTTGTTTTCAGCCTGAGTGCCGAAAACAGAAAACCATACGGCTCTATGGCTGCGGCGAACAATGCCCGGCTGAATTTGCCGGCAACGAGCGATTGGTTTGCTCCTTCTGTGATGGAAGCATATTTCAAACAACTTTATTCGCGTACAGAGACATTTGACCGGAAAACGATCAGTCATTATCTTTATAAACCTAATGAACTGTGTTTCGAAAAAGCATCTGATGCGTTTAAACTGATAGAGGATGATGGAGTCAATTTGATCGTAAATTGGGGAAACAGTATGGATTTGGTTGCCGAATTAAAAACGTCCGGATGCACCTATTCCTTGATGAAACAACTCGCAAAGTATACTGTTGGTATCCGACAGTCGGACTTTAAGAAGTTGGTGCAATATGGAGCAGTGAAAGAGATTCTGGAAGGAATCTATCTTTTATCGGACAGAGAGCAATATGATAAGGATACAGGAGTCAGACTGGATAATCATTGGATGGAAGAGATATTAATGATCTAA
- the cas5c gene encoding type I-C CRISPR-associated protein Cas5c produces the protein MEYTDKEYGLEVWGDWACFTRPELKVERVSYDVITPSAARAIFEAILFKRYAMRWQITRIEVLNPIKWTTIRRNEVGAVAGKSSIFIEDKRQQKNSLLLQNVRYRIYAKLVFIPVKDRPKEAFAKHKPGDDENPMKYYQMFERRAAQGQCFTQPYLGCREFAANWRLIEDSETLVPPLSEDRDLGIILYDMDFDKDPKKPDAMFYRAKMEQGVIVVPDKDSEEVMR, from the coding sequence ATGGAATATACAGATAAAGAATACGGTTTGGAAGTGTGGGGCGACTGGGCGTGCTTTACGCGTCCGGAGCTAAAGGTGGAGCGTGTCAGTTACGATGTGATTACTCCATCTGCCGCACGGGCTATTTTTGAAGCTATCCTTTTCAAACGCTATGCCATGCGTTGGCAAATTACCAGAATAGAGGTTCTGAATCCAATTAAATGGACTACGATCCGGAGAAACGAGGTCGGTGCTGTGGCCGGTAAGTCATCTATTTTTATAGAAGATAAACGCCAACAGAAAAATTCGTTGCTTCTTCAGAATGTGCGTTATCGCATTTATGCCAAGTTGGTATTTATACCGGTTAAGGACCGTCCGAAAGAGGCTTTTGCCAAACATAAGCCCGGTGATGATGAGAATCCGATGAAATATTATCAGATGTTCGAGCGGCGTGCAGCACAGGGGCAATGTTTTACGCAACCGTATTTGGGATGTCGTGAGTTTGCAGCCAACTGGCGGTTGATTGAAGACTCAGAAACTCTTGTGCCTCCACTTTCCGAAGACCGGGATTTGGGCATTATACTTTATGATATGGATTTCGACAAGGATCCTAAAAAGCCGGATGCCATGTTTTACCGTGCCAAGATGGAGCAGGGAGTAATTGTTGTACCCGATAAAGACAGTGAGGAGGTGATGAGATGA